A section of the Methanosarcina mazei S-6 genome encodes:
- a CDS encoding ABC transporter permease yields the protein MLKLRQAIGISLGSIKSSKLRSGLTTLGIVIGIAAVVANISLGESFNVFFEEEISAQGSNFIIIYSQEPNLFYSNELQIIEKTPGISGVSPIKQQLGEVTYFSQNKNIDIAGVTGDYEDTANIVMESGSFISDQDTFSAAIGSEIANEKFDRSISARSSIDVTLRLEGGRTVTRTFKVKGVVESLNASFTGGGIDRDVTIFVPVSTINQMLEEDDFSAFFAMSDSLEDVEEVSDEVDERLARNFGVSSRDLDDEDAKPYSIFNQADVLEQINQLSDTLRNFLVAVALISLLVGSIGIMNIMLVTVTERTREIGIMKALGFSSTDILVLFIVESIILSLFGGLLGLIVGIGGAYAVTTALNLPFLYPHYIFEAGILVAIIVGVSAGVYPANKAAKLTPVDALRHE from the coding sequence ATGCTGAAGTTGAGGCAAGCTATTGGGATTTCTCTTGGGAGTATAAAGAGCTCAAAGCTCCGTTCAGGCCTGACAACCCTTGGTATTGTCATAGGTATTGCCGCAGTAGTTGCAAATATCTCTCTTGGGGAAAGTTTTAATGTGTTTTTTGAAGAGGAAATAAGTGCCCAGGGCTCCAATTTTATTATCATTTACAGCCAGGAGCCTAACCTTTTTTACAGCAACGAGCTTCAAATAATCGAAAAAACTCCTGGAATCAGCGGGGTCTCTCCAATAAAACAGCAGCTTGGGGAAGTGACCTATTTCTCCCAGAATAAAAATATCGACATCGCAGGGGTGACCGGAGACTATGAGGATACTGCTAACATCGTTATGGAAAGTGGAAGTTTCATAAGCGACCAGGACACTTTTTCTGCAGCTATCGGGTCTGAAATCGCAAATGAAAAATTTGACAGGAGTATTTCTGCCCGCAGTTCAATAGATGTTACCCTGCGTCTGGAGGGTGGGCGGACTGTGACCAGAACGTTCAAGGTGAAAGGCGTTGTTGAAAGCCTGAACGCTTCGTTTACCGGAGGCGGAATAGATAGGGATGTAACCATTTTTGTACCTGTTTCAACCATCAACCAGATGCTCGAAGAAGATGATTTTTCAGCCTTTTTTGCGATGTCTGACAGTCTCGAGGATGTGGAGGAAGTCTCGGATGAGGTGGATGAGCGACTTGCCCGAAACTTTGGGGTCTCATCAAGGGACCTTGATGATGAAGACGCAAAACCCTACAGTATTTTTAATCAGGCGGATGTCCTTGAGCAAATAAACCAGCTTTCTGACACCCTGAGAAATTTCCTCGTTGCAGTAGCTCTCATCTCTCTACTTGTGGGTTCGATAGGAATCATGAACATAATGCTTGTTACAGTTACAGAAAGGACCAGGGAAATAGGGATCATGAAAGCTCTGGGATTTTCAAGCACTGACATTCTTGTCCTTTTTATTGTCGAGTCTATTATTCTCAGTCTGTTTGGAGGGCTTCTGGGACTGATTGTAGGAATTGGGGGAGCTTATGCAGTCACAACCGCCCTTAACCTGCCTTTCCTTTATCCACATTATATTTTCGAGGCAGGAATTCTAGTTGCAATAATTGTCGGCGTTTCTGCCGGAGTTTACCCTGCAAACAAAGCAGCAAAACTCACTCCTGTGGATGCGCTGAGGCATGAGTAA
- a CDS encoding flavin reductase family protein, with protein sequence MELGEKKTIGSRNFLYPMPTVLVGADVNGKPNYLTVAFCGIVQAGPPMIAVTLGKMHYTNEGIRENKCFSVNIPSRHMLEVTDYCGIVSGKKADKSDIFRSFYGKLGKAPMIHECPVNLECRLVDTLDFGGGSEVFIGEIMESYAEEKYLCNGIPDVEKIEPIVFSMYDNNYWGIGEHLGKAWHSGKKFSQNINEDRSENNM encoded by the coding sequence GTGGAACTCGGAGAGAAGAAGACTATTGGATCCAGGAATTTCCTTTATCCTATGCCCACTGTCCTTGTAGGTGCCGATGTTAATGGAAAGCCAAATTACCTGACAGTTGCTTTTTGTGGAATTGTTCAGGCAGGTCCCCCTATGATTGCGGTAACTCTCGGAAAAATGCATTATACAAATGAGGGTATCCGGGAAAATAAATGCTTCAGCGTGAATATTCCTTCCAGACATATGCTTGAAGTCACGGATTACTGCGGCATAGTATCCGGGAAAAAAGCCGATAAATCCGACATTTTTCGGAGTTTTTACGGAAAACTTGGGAAAGCTCCAATGATCCATGAATGTCCTGTCAATCTCGAGTGCAGGCTGGTCGATACTCTGGACTTTGGCGGTGGCAGTGAGGTTTTTATCGGTGAGATTATGGAAAGCTATGCAGAAGAGAAATATCTCTGCAACGGGATTCCTGATGTAGAAAAGATCGAACCCATCGTTTTTTCCATGTATGACAACAATTACTGGGGAATCGGCGAGCACCTCGGCAAAGCATGGCATTCTGGAAAAAAATTCAGTCAGAATATTAATGAGGACAGAAGTGAAAATAACATGTAG
- a CDS encoding flavodoxin family protein, with translation MVEEFLKGAEEAGAETENIILAEKNIRRCRGKFECWLKTPGSCTIHDDMEDLISRFMGSDIVVFACPVYFDNVPSIMKSFVERLSPVLLPQFEEDGKGEYRHAKRYEKYPKFAVISNAGLPGQINFDVERLFFRRLARTFHTELVAEIYRAEGEIFRGQKNIMLKPLIGKYKKLLRSAGKEIVENHMLSEKIIEDLGKPIVPSSLYIKFGNEEWDRLIKENQTE, from the coding sequence ATGGTTGAGGAGTTCCTGAAAGGAGCAGAAGAAGCCGGGGCAGAGACTGAAAATATTATTCTGGCAGAGAAAAATATCAGGCGCTGCAGGGGGAAATTTGAGTGCTGGCTTAAGACTCCGGGCAGCTGTACTATTCACGATGACATGGAAGACCTGATCTCCAGGTTCATGGGCTCGGATATTGTGGTCTTTGCATGCCCTGTATACTTTGATAATGTCCCTTCTATAATGAAAAGCTTCGTAGAGAGGCTTTCTCCTGTACTTTTGCCTCAATTCGAGGAAGACGGGAAGGGAGAGTACAGACACGCTAAACGTTATGAAAAATATCCGAAATTTGCCGTAATTTCGAATGCAGGGCTTCCCGGGCAGATAAATTTCGATGTAGAGAGGCTTTTCTTTCGGAGGCTTGCAAGAACTTTTCATACTGAGCTTGTCGCGGAAATCTATAGAGCAGAAGGGGAAATTTTCAGGGGCCAGAAAAATATCATGCTGAAACCTCTCATAGGAAAATACAAAAAACTGCTCAGGTCTGCCGGTAAAGAAATCGTTGAAAACCACATGCTTTCTGAAAAAATAATTGAAGACCTTGGGAAGCCAATTGTACCTTCCAGCCTGTACATAAAATTCGGAAACGAAGAGTGGGACAGGCTCATAAAAGAAAACCAGACCGAATAA
- a CDS encoding ABC transporter ATP-binding protein, producing MIRISNLVKDYEVRSEKIRVLDHIDLTVEDGEILGITGRSGSGKSTLLRIIRGVEPFNEGTIEVDGKVVTPDSGIEGEHFLKSVTAIHLQRNFGLWNGPAIENIIRKLNYLRVGHEALPHNETDDYKDLFDEAMEYIKLVGLEHKALHSTNLLSGGEKQRVVMARQLAAKPKVLLLDEPVTMTGPDTKQEILDVIKSLKEKLNIPIIVVSHLPEIHAYLADRLIFLEKGKIAADGEPAWVLKNFLKDMKPREELSESGNKEVCIKVREISKRYSLIRMGEVLNIKDFSLDVYKGEILAFIGPSGAGKTTIMKLMEGLVKPKSGTVEYLCKGEWVDVTGYSRKRMELRRIMSIMNQEFSMSVNSTVRDQIRFRLSLKKQGAIEYARNKASELGLSDETLDTIYRLPDMPEEEKTEALRELNLSDTIYYELFPTVPVTDVDIYSKPVFEALDLPLEILDKTPYQISGGEHVRAFIALSLATSPEYLMLDEPFGDLDPVTLRDVTNSLKRVNERFGTTIVLVSHHMDFVREVAHRALLIENGALVMDGKPVEVCQELINRSNAPYMEHSLDDLVEGDLQSQ from the coding sequence ATGATCAGGATTTCCAATCTGGTAAAAGATTATGAGGTACGTTCCGAAAAAATAAGAGTATTAGACCATATCGACCTCACGGTGGAGGACGGAGAAATCCTCGGAATTACAGGTCGAAGCGGAAGTGGAAAATCTACTCTGTTACGGATTATCCGTGGAGTCGAGCCCTTTAACGAAGGGACTATAGAAGTTGATGGAAAAGTTGTAACTCCGGATTCAGGGATTGAGGGCGAACACTTTCTGAAAAGTGTCACGGCAATACACCTCCAGCGGAATTTCGGTCTCTGGAACGGTCCTGCAATAGAAAACATCATAAGGAAATTGAATTACCTTAGAGTAGGGCATGAAGCTCTTCCGCACAATGAGACAGATGATTATAAAGATCTCTTTGACGAAGCTATGGAGTACATAAAACTGGTGGGCCTGGAACACAAAGCCCTTCATTCCACAAATCTTCTGAGCGGGGGAGAAAAACAAAGGGTTGTAATGGCAAGGCAGCTTGCAGCAAAACCAAAAGTCCTTCTCCTTGATGAGCCCGTAACGATGACAGGCCCGGATACAAAGCAGGAAATCCTTGACGTTATAAAGAGTCTGAAAGAAAAACTGAATATCCCTATTATAGTTGTATCCCACCTTCCTGAAATCCATGCTTATCTTGCAGACAGACTTATCTTCCTTGAGAAAGGGAAAATCGCAGCAGATGGTGAACCCGCCTGGGTCCTTAAAAACTTCCTGAAAGATATGAAACCAAGGGAAGAACTTTCAGAATCCGGGAACAAAGAAGTCTGCATTAAAGTAAGAGAGATATCAAAACGTTATTCTCTTATCCGGATGGGAGAAGTTCTCAACATCAAAGATTTCTCTCTGGATGTTTATAAAGGAGAAATTCTGGCGTTTATAGGGCCTTCAGGAGCCGGAAAAACAACAATAATGAAACTGATGGAAGGTCTGGTAAAACCGAAAAGTGGGACTGTCGAGTACCTCTGCAAAGGTGAGTGGGTGGATGTCACCGGATATAGCAGGAAGCGTATGGAACTCAGGCGCATTATGAGCATTATGAACCAGGAATTCTCAATGTCCGTAAACTCAACTGTGAGAGACCAGATCCGCTTCAGGCTGAGCCTGAAAAAACAGGGTGCAATCGAATATGCAAGAAATAAAGCCAGCGAACTGGGACTCTCAGATGAAACCCTGGATACAATTTATCGCCTGCCAGATATGCCTGAAGAGGAAAAGACAGAAGCGCTTAGAGAACTCAACCTCAGCGACACGATTTATTACGAACTTTTCCCAACAGTTCCGGTTACTGATGTTGACATCTACTCAAAACCCGTTTTCGAAGCCCTTGACCTTCCACTTGAAATCCTTGACAAGACTCCTTACCAGATAAGCGGAGGAGAACACGTCAGAGCTTTTATTGCCCTGAGCCTTGCAACCTCTCCAGAATACCTTATGCTTGACGAGCCTTTCGGAGACCTTGACCCCGTAACCCTGAGGGATGTAACAAATTCATTAAAAAGGGTTAACGAGCGTTTTGGCACAACAATTGTACTCGTAAGCCACCATATGGACTTTGTTAGAGAAGTCGCTCATAGAGCTCTGTTGATAGAAAACGGAGCTCTTGTAATGGACGGAAAGCCTGTTGAAGTCTGCCAGGAGCTTATTAACAGGAGTAATGCACCTTACATGGAACACAGCCTGGATGACCTGGTTGAAGGAGACCTCCAGAGTCAATAA
- a CDS encoding phosphoglycerol geranylgeranyltransferase, with protein MQVEAHLQKIIEKDGKVHLTLIDPASQTPDRAAEIALAAVEGGTDAIMIGGSTGASGTLLDETVIKIKENIHVPTILFPGSSAGLSKYADAVFFMSLLNSRDLGYVITNQVLGAPLVYRSQIEPISMAYLIVEPGGTVGWVGDAKLIPRKKPEIAAVYALAGKYLGMHYTYLEAGSGADSPVNPEMIGAVKQVLGENKLIVGGGIRNAETAKICTSAGADMIVTGTVVEEVKDVTAKVAEIVSAIKR; from the coding sequence TTGCAGGTGGAAGCACACCTCCAGAAGATTATTGAAAAGGACGGAAAAGTTCATCTTACCCTTATCGATCCGGCGTCCCAGACGCCTGATAGAGCCGCCGAAATTGCTCTTGCAGCAGTTGAAGGGGGCACTGATGCCATCATGATAGGGGGCTCAACCGGAGCGTCGGGAACCCTGTTAGATGAGACTGTAATAAAAATCAAAGAGAATATACACGTCCCCACAATCCTTTTCCCGGGAAGCTCAGCCGGGCTCAGTAAGTACGCAGATGCGGTGTTTTTTATGAGCCTTTTGAACTCAAGGGATCTGGGATATGTAATTACAAACCAGGTTCTTGGAGCTCCGCTTGTATACAGAAGCCAGATCGAGCCAATCTCCATGGCATACCTTATAGTTGAACCAGGAGGCACTGTTGGCTGGGTGGGGGACGCCAAACTGATTCCAAGAAAGAAGCCTGAAATTGCCGCAGTCTATGCTCTTGCAGGCAAATATCTTGGCATGCATTATACCTATCTGGAAGCAGGATCCGGGGCTGATTCTCCAGTCAACCCTGAAATGATAGGGGCTGTCAAGCAGGTACTTGGAGAAAACAAACTTATTGTTGGCGGCGGGATAAGAAACGCGGAAACAGCAAAGATCTGTACCTCTGCAGGTGCGGATATGATCGTCACCGGCACAGTTGTTGAAGAAGTAAAAGACGTTACTGCAAAGGTGGCTGAGATTGTATCAGCCATAAAAAGATAA
- a CDS encoding 50S ribosomal protein L40e: MGRFPEAEERLLNKKICMKCNARNATRATRCRKCGSSALRVKSKESKGA; encoded by the coding sequence ATGGGTCGTTTTCCAGAAGCAGAAGAAAGATTGTTAAACAAGAAAATCTGCATGAAGTGTAATGCCAGAAACGCTACAAGGGCAACCCGCTGCAGAAAGTGCGGTTCCAGCGCTCTTCGCGTAAAATCCAAGGAATCCAAGGGAGCATGA
- the purB gene encoding adenylosuccinate lyase — protein sequence MAIHPIEYRYGTAEMKYVWSQENRLAKILQTEAALARAEADMGLIPAEAAEIIFESIASVKAERVDEIESEIHHDMMAVVVAISEMCRDDAGKWVHFGATSNDILDTATALQIKDAIDILEDKLKTLLKVLVNQAEAHKNTVCCGRTHGQIGVPTTYGLRFAIWASEISRHLDRLYELTPRATVGQMTGAVGTQAAFGKSGILIQKLTMQHLGIGAVDVSNQIIQRDRHAEFVMWMANVVTTLDKIGIEIRTLQRSEIAEIEESFGKKQVGSSTMPHKRNPIKSEQICGLARIVRAMVEPELLNNTLWDERDLTNSSSERIVFPEACILTDHIIKLGISVLENLRFYPENIRRNLDSLNGLNMGEAVMIELAKRGVGRQEAHELVRTAAMRAHDTGQHFKQVLLDTPSVSKYLSAGDIENLVNPDKYIGTAVEQVEGLVIKLREAYSL from the coding sequence ATGGCTATTCATCCTATAGAATACCGGTACGGTACAGCAGAAATGAAATATGTGTGGAGTCAGGAAAACAGACTTGCTAAGATCTTGCAGACCGAGGCAGCTCTTGCCCGGGCAGAAGCGGATATGGGGCTTATTCCCGCAGAAGCGGCTGAAATTATATTCGAAAGCATTGCCTCTGTAAAAGCCGAGAGAGTCGATGAAATAGAATCCGAGATCCACCATGACATGATGGCTGTCGTTGTTGCAATTTCAGAGATGTGCAGGGATGACGCAGGAAAATGGGTTCACTTCGGAGCCACTTCAAACGATATTCTTGATACCGCAACAGCTCTCCAGATTAAAGACGCAATTGATATTCTGGAAGACAAACTCAAAACCCTTCTAAAAGTTCTGGTAAACCAGGCTGAAGCCCACAAAAATACTGTCTGCTGCGGAAGGACTCACGGGCAGATAGGTGTTCCAACCACTTACGGTCTTCGTTTTGCAATCTGGGCTTCTGAAATCTCAAGGCATCTTGACCGCCTGTACGAACTGACTCCAAGAGCTACTGTGGGGCAGATGACCGGCGCTGTAGGCACTCAGGCAGCTTTTGGAAAATCGGGAATCCTTATTCAGAAACTTACAATGCAACACCTCGGAATCGGGGCTGTTGATGTCTCAAACCAGATTATCCAGAGGGACAGACATGCCGAGTTTGTTATGTGGATGGCAAATGTAGTTACAACACTGGACAAGATCGGGATCGAAATCAGGACTCTTCAACGCAGTGAGATCGCCGAGATAGAGGAAAGTTTCGGGAAAAAGCAGGTAGGTTCATCCACCATGCCTCACAAGCGTAATCCTATCAAGTCCGAACAGATCTGCGGGCTCGCCCGAATAGTAAGGGCAATGGTTGAGCCTGAACTCCTTAACAACACACTATGGGACGAGAGGGACCTCACGAATTCTTCAAGTGAACGGATTGTCTTCCCTGAAGCCTGTATACTTACCGATCATATCATTAAACTCGGGATCAGCGTTCTTGAAAACCTCAGGTTCTATCCTGAAAATATCCGCAGGAACCTTGATTCCTTAAATGGTCTGAATATGGGCGAGGCTGTTATGATAGAACTTGCAAAAAGAGGTGTCGGCAGGCAGGAAGCCCACGAACTTGTCCGGACTGCAGCTATGAGAGCTCATGATACAGGGCAGCATTTCAAACAGGTTCTTCTGGATACTCCTTCCGTTTCAAAATATCTGAGTGCAGGAGATATTGAGAACCTTGTAAACCCTGACAAATATATAGGGACAGCAGTGGAACAGGTAGAAGGGCTCGTTATAAAGCTTCGAGAAGCCTATTCACTCTGA
- a CDS encoding methylamine methyltransferase corrinoid protein reductive activase encodes MRYGVAVDLGTSGYRAQKIDMDTREIKRTVITLRNPLPGANVMDHMDFAIRYGQDLAHGLSVNAVKTLLQTLDVPSEELDRISICGNPIQLSIFQGITIEDLAYAGERKKKKYNIQEQTRNARIIPSSEISGLEEFNCEVVVPPAIKHEVGADALALITKSGMLESDEISIATDYGTNAEMALKVKDIIYTGSAAAGPALEGQQIKHGTLASPFAISDFEFENGALRNYVLNEEMKPDPGDLVDPKTGEILEEGKIKAKGITGTGVIALIEKAIGYGLVELPKVKTPDGFIHLQNNISFSERDLKEAGKAIGAIRAGHITLCAAAGIEMTDIDVAYMAGAAGTYMDAEKAQKIGLIPYSTGKIAQLGNTSLAVARETLLSEERLWELQDIASQIIGTHIMFATVPEFRDAYVLELAYWEEGMPFKMFKKYLKKKGLPSLDDPISNPVVDKRVERDIPVLGEEGLYVLERVGTYMTMVVSDCPECRKCIKVCPNDAISIDEENRVMISTDLCEGAHCQKCIRACPPDKFDWKNLEVFKPPQQE; translated from the coding sequence ATGAGATATGGAGTTGCAGTTGACCTGGGAACAAGTGGGTATCGAGCTCAGAAGATTGACATGGATACCAGAGAAATCAAAAGGACAGTAATAACACTGAGAAATCCTCTTCCCGGAGCGAATGTGATGGATCACATGGACTTCGCAATTCGCTACGGGCAGGATCTTGCACATGGGCTATCGGTAAATGCGGTAAAAACCCTGCTCCAGACGCTTGATGTGCCTAGCGAGGAACTGGACAGAATTTCAATCTGCGGAAACCCGATTCAGTTGTCTATTTTCCAGGGAATCACTATCGAAGACCTGGCTTACGCAGGGGAACGGAAGAAAAAGAAGTACAACATACAGGAACAGACCAGAAACGCGAGGATAATACCCAGCAGCGAAATTTCAGGGCTTGAAGAGTTCAACTGCGAAGTTGTAGTCCCTCCTGCCATAAAACACGAGGTAGGAGCGGATGCCCTTGCTCTCATAACCAAATCGGGAATGCTTGAAAGTGACGAAATATCAATTGCAACGGATTATGGGACAAATGCCGAGATGGCACTCAAAGTAAAGGATATCATTTATACAGGCTCGGCAGCAGCAGGTCCTGCGCTTGAAGGGCAGCAGATAAAGCACGGAACCCTTGCTTCTCCCTTTGCAATTTCGGACTTTGAATTCGAAAACGGGGCATTGAGGAACTATGTATTGAACGAAGAGATGAAGCCCGACCCTGGGGATCTTGTTGACCCTAAAACCGGGGAAATCCTTGAAGAAGGTAAGATTAAAGCAAAAGGGATCACAGGTACTGGAGTTATTGCCCTTATTGAAAAAGCCATAGGGTATGGCCTGGTTGAACTTCCGAAAGTCAAGACCCCGGACGGATTTATTCACCTGCAGAACAATATTTCTTTCTCGGAAAGAGACCTGAAAGAAGCCGGAAAAGCTATTGGCGCTATCAGAGCAGGGCATATAACTCTCTGTGCGGCTGCAGGCATCGAAATGACAGATATAGATGTTGCCTATATGGCAGGGGCTGCCGGAACTTACATGGACGCTGAAAAAGCCCAGAAAATTGGATTAATCCCTTACTCGACAGGAAAAATTGCTCAGCTCGGAAATACTTCACTTGCAGTTGCAAGGGAGACCCTGCTTTCAGAGGAGAGGCTCTGGGAGCTTCAGGACATTGCAAGCCAGATAATAGGCACTCATATAATGTTTGCGACTGTTCCGGAATTCAGGGATGCATATGTCCTTGAACTTGCGTACTGGGAAGAGGGGATGCCCTTCAAGATGTTTAAGAAATACCTTAAAAAGAAGGGGCTTCCGTCACTCGATGACCCTATAAGCAACCCTGTGGTCGATAAGCGCGTGGAAAGAGATATCCCTGTGCTTGGAGAGGAGGGCCTGTACGTACTGGAAAGGGTAGGGACCTATATGACCATGGTAGTCTCTGACTGCCCCGAGTGCAGGAAGTGCATAAAGGTCTGCCCCAACGATGCCATTTCAATTGACGAAGAAAACAGGGTTATGATAAGCACTGACCTCTGTGAAGGTGCACACTGTCAGAAATGCATTAGAGCCTGCCCTCCGGACAAATTCGACTGGAAGAACCTGGAAGTTTTCAAACCCCCACAGCAGGAGTAA
- a CDS encoding RAD55 family ATPase, producing MKRISSGIPELDTRIGGGYLAGRVLLITGDTGTGKTTFTIHFLHRACLDGKKCVLVATEELPEDILDLSEMLGLGLTKYYENGQLAIERSFQNRSEKVQTSKFGFTPEGLEIELPTLSDYVPEGTDVVVIDNIGVFTLRLSIQDFRDQFDALNFILSTRGDCTAMFVMDDTACKMTHNLAEYSVSGSLRLMVDENPYTGNIERYIRIPKMRRTCLSLNPIRFEITSSGIKLL from the coding sequence ATGAAACGGATATCATCAGGAATACCTGAGCTTGACACAAGAATCGGCGGTGGATACCTGGCGGGCAGGGTTCTCCTTATCACAGGGGATACAGGAACCGGTAAAACAACTTTTACCATTCATTTTCTGCACAGGGCATGCCTTGATGGTAAAAAGTGTGTTCTGGTTGCAACGGAAGAACTTCCTGAGGATATTCTTGACCTATCCGAAATGCTGGGTCTCGGGCTTACTAAATATTATGAAAATGGTCAGCTTGCTATTGAGAGGTCCTTTCAGAACCGCTCGGAAAAAGTTCAGACTTCCAAATTCGGTTTCACTCCCGAAGGCCTTGAAATTGAACTGCCCACCCTTTCTGATTATGTACCTGAAGGAACAGATGTCGTGGTTATTGACAATATAGGGGTTTTCACACTAAGGCTCTCTATACAGGATTTCAGGGACCAGTTTGACGCATTGAATTTTATCCTGAGCACCAGAGGTGACTGCACGGCAATGTTTGTCATGGACGACACGGCTTGCAAGATGACTCACAACCTTGCCGAATATTCTGTAAGCGGTTCTCTCCGGCTTATGGTAGACGAAAACCCATATACGGGAAACATTGAACGCTACATAAGAATTCCTAAAATGAGACGGACATGCCTCAGTTTAAACCCTATTAGATTTGAAATTACCTCATCCGGGATTAAACTCCTTTGA
- a CDS encoding type II/IV secretion system ATPase subunit → MKGLTRDIMGIKEGEKLSDKLKEFFEEVKTPEGAKKKFEEIIRNLKDEEIRVLPPYDPETCGPLLEYEIPAGFTEIERYWVEEPYAFVSIIENREMKYYYVIEPTLTVYEKTVLERVRNNLEDVLTQEDMITGKEKDVVLINRSMRLFDQYYSTLEVSSIHKIMYFLRRNFIGYERINPLIHDPNIEDISCSGIEIPIYLYHRKHNNIVTNIHFGEKELDSLVVKLCQRSGKHISIGEPIVDATLPDGSRIQATLGKEVTTRGSSYTIRKFKGDPITPVDLMRYGTCSVEMMAYYWIAIENNISVLFAGGTASGKTSLMNAISLFIPRLSKVVSIEDTREIMLYHENWIAGATRKSFTVGGTGEVSMYELLKAALRQRPEYILVGEVRGKEALTLFQAMSTGHTTYSTMHASDVQTVVNRLENEPINVPHVMMQALGIICIQMQTYVNETRVRRTKTIVEITGLDARSGSLRINELYRWEPVHDNFKRAGDSYVLNEIMRARGWSPDKLFIEFKNREQILAYMAAKQIRDYVSVSLIVHMYATNPQLVMEAVGNDTLRDMVAHHS, encoded by the coding sequence ATGAAAGGTCTTACCCGGGACATAATGGGGATTAAAGAAGGCGAAAAATTAAGTGATAAGCTCAAAGAGTTCTTTGAGGAAGTAAAAACCCCTGAGGGGGCAAAAAAGAAATTTGAAGAAATAATCCGGAATTTGAAGGACGAGGAAATAAGGGTTCTTCCGCCTTATGATCCGGAAACCTGCGGCCCTCTTCTTGAATATGAAATTCCTGCGGGATTTACTGAAATCGAACGCTACTGGGTAGAAGAGCCTTACGCTTTTGTCAGCATAATAGAAAACAGGGAAATGAAATACTATTATGTTATTGAGCCTACTCTAACCGTCTATGAAAAAACTGTTCTTGAAAGGGTCAGAAATAATCTTGAAGACGTTCTTACTCAGGAGGACATGATAACCGGAAAAGAAAAAGACGTCGTCCTCATTAACAGGTCTATGCGGCTTTTTGATCAATATTACAGTACCCTTGAAGTTTCCTCCATTCATAAAATAATGTATTTCCTGAGAAGAAATTTCATTGGATATGAAAGGATAAACCCGCTGATTCATGACCCGAACATAGAAGATATTTCCTGTTCCGGTATCGAAATCCCTATTTATCTTTACCATAGAAAGCACAACAACATCGTGACCAATATCCATTTTGGGGAGAAAGAACTGGATTCCCTTGTTGTCAAGCTCTGCCAGAGGAGCGGCAAGCACATCTCCATAGGAGAACCAATCGTAGATGCGACTCTTCCTGACGGGTCAAGAATTCAGGCAACCCTCGGAAAAGAAGTTACTACAAGGGGAAGTTCTTACACAATCCGTAAGTTTAAAGGAGATCCGATAACTCCTGTTGACCTGATGCGGTACGGCACATGCAGTGTCGAAATGATGGCTTACTACTGGATTGCAATTGAAAACAACATCAGTGTGCTTTTTGCTGGGGGCACGGCCTCAGGTAAAACTTCTCTTATGAATGCTATTTCTCTTTTTATTCCAAGGCTGTCAAAAGTGGTGTCCATTGAAGACACAAGGGAAATAATGCTCTACCATGAAAACTGGATTGCAGGAGCAACCAGGAAATCGTTCACAGTTGGAGGTACTGGCGAAGTTTCAATGTATGAGCTCCTGAAAGCTGCTCTCAGGCAGCGTCCTGAGTATATCCTGGTGGGCGAAGTACGTGGTAAAGAGGCTCTTACCCTTTTCCAGGCAATGTCGACAGGCCACACCACCTATTCAACAATGCATGCAAGCGATGTGCAGACTGTAGTTAACAGGCTTGAGAACGAGCCTATCAACGTACCTCATGTAATGATGCAGGCCCTTGGTATCATCTGCATTCAGATGCAGACCTATGTCAATGAGACCAGAGTTAGGAGAACCAAAACAATAGTGGAGATCACAGGACTTGACGCAAGGTCAGGAAGTCTGAGGATCAATGAACTCTACCGCTGGGAGCCGGTGCACGATAACTTCAAGCGGGCAGGCGATTCCTATGTGCTTAATGAGATTATGAGAGCAAGAGGATGGAGCCCTGATAAACTCTTTATTGAATTTAAAAACCGGGAGCAAATCCTTGCCTATATGGCAGCAAAACAGATCCGTGATTACGTGAGCGTTTCCCTTATAGTACATATGTATGCTACAAATCCGCAGCTTGTAATGGAAGCGGTTGGAAACGATACCCTGCGGGATATGGTAGCACATCACAGTTAA